From the genome of Lentilactobacillus buchneri, one region includes:
- a CDS encoding peptidylprolyl isomerase, with the protein MTLPQLDLKNAKGPKATIKTNHGDIVVQLFPEQAPKTVENFVALAEKGYYNGVIFHRVIPEFMIQGGDPTGTGMGGESSFGGNFADEFSPELFNINGALSMANAGPDTNGSQFFIVSNEHVDDGMISQMKTAGYPEQIIEAYKNGGTPWLDFRHTVFGQVISGMDVVKEISQVEKNAQDKPNEDVVMESVTIDQ; encoded by the coding sequence ATGACGTTACCTCAATTAGATTTAAAGAATGCCAAGGGACCCAAAGCCACCATTAAAACCAATCACGGTGATATTGTGGTTCAATTGTTCCCTGAACAAGCCCCAAAGACCGTTGAAAACTTCGTTGCCTTAGCAGAAAAAGGTTATTACAACGGCGTTATTTTTCACCGGGTCATTCCTGAATTCATGATCCAAGGCGGCGACCCAACTGGAACCGGCATGGGTGGTGAGAGCAGCTTTGGTGGCAATTTTGCCGACGAATTTTCACCTGAGTTATTCAACATTAACGGCGCATTGTCGATGGCCAACGCCGGCCCTGATACCAATGGCAGCCAGTTCTTCATTGTTTCCAACGAACATGTTGATGACGGGATGATTTCTCAAATGAAGACGGCCGGTTATCCTGAACAAATTATTGAAGCCTACAAGAATGGCGGAACGCCTTGGCTGGACTTCAGACACACTGTTTTTGGTCAGGTTATCTCTGGCATGGACGTGGTTAAAGAGATTAGCCAGGTTGAGAAAAATGCTCAAGACAAGCCTAATGAAGACGTTGTGATGGAATCAGTCACAATTGATCAATGA
- a CDS encoding MFS transporter — MRVNQAHWRRNIYLFLTSQFLTGITSMIVQYAIIWYLTKETGSATILSIATILGMLPMALLSPFVGPLVDRWNKKALLIVPDVVAAIFAIILSVSGGVFHVFPIWLIFVSLLMRSIAQTFQMPTIQSVMPTMVPDKELTKLNGQLGMVQSANMIIAPALGAFLFAIIPLQYLILLDVLGAILGISILIWVQIPNNEKIDAALHMLHNTKLGVQQLMHNKGLWYITITGAVFTLLYMPAASMYPLMTMKYFQGTVGQAGFIEALYSGGMLVGGAIIGIWGNWSDRMKPVIIAFFLVGIPTGLSGLLPGNQTGFMWFAILNVVEGIATPFFNTLLMAMIQQSYPPQQLGRVLGVLNSLMSLTGPIGLIFAGPLADALGVEMLFVIAGIGTVICGIFALMIPIMREYDLKLQARLAKED, encoded by the coding sequence ATGAGGGTTAATCAAGCGCACTGGCGGCGAAATATTTATTTGTTCTTGACGAGTCAATTTTTGACTGGGATTACCAGCATGATCGTTCAGTATGCCATCATTTGGTATCTAACCAAAGAAACCGGCTCGGCCACCATCCTCAGCATCGCGACAATTTTGGGCATGCTGCCGATGGCACTGCTCAGTCCATTTGTCGGACCACTGGTCGATCGCTGGAACAAGAAGGCCTTACTCATCGTTCCAGACGTGGTGGCCGCAATCTTTGCAATTATCCTGTCGGTTTCCGGCGGGGTCTTTCACGTCTTTCCAATCTGGCTGATTTTTGTGTCGCTATTAATGCGGTCCATTGCTCAGACTTTTCAAATGCCGACGATTCAATCGGTGATGCCAACGATGGTTCCCGATAAGGAATTGACAAAGCTCAACGGTCAACTCGGCATGGTCCAATCAGCCAATATGATTATTGCGCCGGCTCTCGGTGCCTTCCTATTTGCGATTATCCCCCTGCAATATCTGATTTTGCTGGACGTGCTTGGCGCCATCCTGGGTATCAGTATCTTGATTTGGGTCCAGATTCCCAACAACGAAAAGATCGACGCTGCTCTGCATATGCTGCACAACACCAAGCTTGGCGTTCAACAACTCATGCACAATAAGGGGCTCTGGTACATTACCATCACCGGAGCAGTCTTCACCCTGCTGTACATGCCGGCGGCCAGCATGTATCCGCTAATGACAATGAAATATTTCCAGGGAACCGTTGGCCAAGCTGGCTTTATCGAAGCTTTGTACTCCGGTGGGATGCTGGTTGGCGGGGCCATCATCGGTATCTGGGGCAACTGGTCCGACAGAATGAAACCAGTGATCATTGCATTCTTCCTTGTCGGCATCCCTACCGGTTTAAGTGGCCTGCTTCCCGGTAACCAGACCGGGTTTATGTGGTTTGCCATTTTAAATGTCGTCGAAGGAATTGCCACACCGTTTTTCAACACGCTCTTGATGGCGATGATTCAGCAGAGTTACCCGCCTCAGCAACTGGGACGAGTCCTGGGGGTACTAAATTCCCTAATGAGTTTAACCGGGCCAATCGGACTGATTTTCGCCGGCCCCCTTGCCGATGCATTGGGAGTTGAGATGCTCTTTGTCATCGCCGGGATTGGCACGGTCATTTGTGGGATTTTTGCCTTGATGATCCCAATCATGCGAGAATATGATTTAAAACTTCAAGCCCGACTCGCCAAAGAAGATTAA